Proteins from a single region of Canis aureus isolate CA01 chromosome 26, VMU_Caureus_v.1.0, whole genome shotgun sequence:
- the LOC144297813 gene encoding putative cystatin-15, protein MCCWPPGLTPDSMLLKASLLLGLIVLMPHVCSPSFVDISRRSNYFTLCVEFAVFHFNQVYPDEYAYKLLWVRRSQHKKFTMIYLMELELGQTICAKQDEDLDNCPLQEGPREKKVDCTFIVDVRPWFSQFSLLNSTCVQK, encoded by the exons ATGTGTTGCTGGCCTCCAGGGCTGACACCAGACAGCATGCTCCTGAAGGCATCCCTGCTTCTGGGGCTCATTGTGCTGATGCCTCATGTTTGCAGTCCCAGCTTTGTGGACATTAGTAGGAGATCAAATTACTTCACCCTGTGTGTTGAGTTTGCAGTATTTCATTTCAACCAAGTCTACCCAGATGAGTATGCATATAAGCTGCTGTGGGTGCGGCGAAGCCAGCACAAG AAGTTTACCATGATATATTTAATGGAATTGGAGTTGGGACAAACCATTTGTGCAAAACAGGATGAAGATCTGGACAACTGCCCCTTGCAAGAAGGCCCACGAGAGAAAAAG gtgGACTGCACCTTTATTGTGGATGTCAGACCATGGTTTTCCCAGTTCTCCCTCCTGAACAGTACCTGTGTGCAGAAATAG